The Arcobacter sp. CECT 8986 DNA window CTATAACTTTTACTTTTTCATTACTAATTAAACTAACTGAGTGTTTAGATGCAGCATCAGGAAGACATAAAAAAACTAAATCAGCACTATTTAATAACTGCTTTTTTACTTCATCATTTTTCTTATCTTCTTCATTAATTGTAAGTAGTTCTATCTCTTCTCTATTCTCTAACATTTCATGGATTTTTAAACCAGTTGTACCATATTGTCCATCTACAAAAATTTTAAATTTCATTTTTACCTCTAAAATATTATAATTATTATGATGAAAGTTTATCTAAATTTTAATTTCATTAGGATTTATAACAAAAAAGGAGTTTTATTGAACAATCCAAAAAATCTTTTTATTGCAACATTTATAATTATAATATCTACATATTTATATATATTTGGAGAAGCAAAAACTATACAAATGATAAAAGAAGAGTATTTATATTTAATAGCCCTACTTTTAGTATGTATTGCTTTTTTATTTTTCAAATTTAAACTAAAAGAGTATGAAATTATTGAGTTTATTCCTACAAATAACTTTTCACTAAAATCAACAATTATACTTTTTGCTATTTTTGAAGTAGTAGATTATTATAGTGAAGATGGATTTAAAGGTATGATTTCACAATGGTTTATTTATTGGGTATTTGGTGTAATTGCTTTAGTTTTAACCCATACTTTAAACTACTATAAAAACTATCAAATTCTACAAAAAGTAAAATAATTTAAGCTCTATTTTTTATATTATACTTTTTTAGCACATTTCAAAACTACTATAAAATGGCTATTTTCTTTAAATGATTACAATATTGTAACCAAGTTGTTACCAGTTTATTTTACAATTTCAAAATCATTTCAAAAAAGGAAAATAGTCAATGAAAAAAGTATTATTATTTACAGCATTAGCATTAAGTACAACATTTGCAACAGCAGCTGATATTAAAGGAAGTGGAGCTTCGTTTCCATATAGTGTTTATCAATCATGGATAAAAGCATATCATAGTGCAACACAAACACAAGTTGATTATGTAAAAAAAGGTAGTTCAAGTGGTATTAAAGATATTAAAGCAAGAGCAGTAGATTTTGCTGGTTCTGATGCGCCTTTAAATCCTAATCAATTAGAAAAAGCTAAATTATATCAATTCCCAGCAGTAGTTGGTGCAGTTGTAATTAGTTATAACCTTCCAAATGCAAAAGATTTAAAAGTAAGTAGAGAAGCACTTGCACAAATCGCATTAGGTAATGTAAAATATTGGGATAATGAACTTATCAAAAAAACAAATCCAGGTGTAAATCTTCCTCATGAAAAGTTAACTTTTGTTCATAGAGCTGATGGTTCAGGAACTACATTTAACTTCACTTATTACTTAAGTAAAATCTCTAAAGACTGGAGAAAAAACTTTGGTGCTAAAAAATCTTTAAATTGGCCAGGAGACCATCATATTGGTGGTAAAACAAATACAGGTGTTGCTGCATTAGTTAAACAAACTCCTTATTCAATCGGATATATTGATTATGCAGATGCAAAAAATAATGACTTGCATATGGCTGTTGTAGAAAATAAAGAAGGTAAATATATTAAACCAGAATTAAAAGCGTTCCAAGCAGCTGCTGCTAAAGCTGATTTAGACCCTAAAAAAGATTTCTTCTCAGTAATTGCAGACCCAGCAGGTGAAAATGCTTATCCAATCGTTGCTGCTACTTTTATTCTTTTACCAAAAGAGAAAGCACAAACAAACAAAGAGGTTACTGCATTTTATAACTACTCTTTCAAAAACAGTGCTAAATTAGCTACTGAATTAGGTTTTGTTCCATTACCAGATAGCTTAACAGATAAAATTAGAAAATACTGGTCTGAAAAAGGTGTAATGTAATCAGTATAAAATAAAACGTAAGTCTTAGTACTTACGTTAATCTCAATTTAATTGGTTAGGTGATATGGAAAAAATTTTTAAAAATATGTCTTTATTTAGTGCATCAATTGTACTTATAATATTAATCGGAATATTCGTTACTTTATTTATCTCTTCAAAACAAGCAATGGAGGAGTTTGGTCTAAGTTTTGTTGCAAATCCTGCATGGCAAACTGAAGTTGCATTAAATCCAAAAGAAGCAAAAAATGTAGTTGTTGATGAGTATAGCCTTTTCCCAGATGAAGAGCCAACAAAAACAATTTATGGTGGATTAGTTCCTATTGTTGGTACTATTCTTTCAACATTAATTGCTTTAGCATTTGCACTTCCAATAGCAATGGGAATTGCAGTATTTTTAGCAGAAATTGCACCCAAAAATATATCCCATGTGGTAGGAATAGCAATAGAATTACTTGCTGCAATTCCAAGTATTATATTTGGTATGTGGGGACTTTTTTATTTTGCTCCAATTATTCAAAAGATTGTGGGTGGATATCAAGTATCTTTGTTAACAGCAGGTCTTGTTCTTGGTATTATGATTTTACCATTTATGGCTGCAATTACTAGAGATAGTATGAAAACTACTCCTGATATTTTAAAAGAGTCAGCATATGCACTTGGTGCAACAAAATTTGAAGTAATAAAAGATGTAATTTTCCCTTACTCAAAAGTTGGTATTATAGGTTCAATTATTTTAGCACTTGGGCGTGCATTAGGTGAAACAATGGCAGTTGCTTTTTTAATTGGTTCAGTTTTCGAACTTCCAAAAGCAATTAATTCACCAACAATTTCAATTCCAGTAGCCCTTGCAAATAATTTTGGTGAAGCAACAGGACTTGGTGCTTCTTCTTTATTCTATTTAGCATTTTTACTATTCTTAATTAGTTTTATAGTTATCTCAATTGCTAAATTTTATTTTCTTAAAAAGGTTAAAAAATGAGATTACTAATAAATAAACTAGTATTACTTTTAGCAATCTTATCTGCTTGTGCAGGTTTGGCTTTTTTAGCTTGGATTTTAATCACACTATTTCTAAAAGGAATTACTTCTTTTCATTTAGGATTATTTGTAGATGATTTAATTAGTAATGGACTTAGAAACTTAATAATTGGTCAATTTATTATGGCTGGTCTTGCTTCATTAATTGGTATTCCAATTGGAGTTTTAGCTGGTGTTTATTTACAAGAGTATGGATATAACAGTAAATTTACAAGATTTATAAGAGACCTAAACGATATTATGGTTAGTGCTCCATCTATTGTAATTGGGGCATTTGTTTATGCGATAATTGTTATTCCAACTGGAGGAGCAAGTGGTTTTGCAGGAAGTATTGCACTAACTATTATGATGATTCCAATTGTTATAAATACAACAGATAATATGCTTTCATTAGTTCCAACAGAATTAAGAGAAGCTGGTATTGCAATTGGGGCAAGTAAATATAGAGTAATTATGGATATTATAATTAAAGCTGCAAAAGTTGGGATTATGACAGGATTACTATTATCATTTGCAAGAATTATTGGAGAAACAGCTCCATTACTATTTACAAGTGGTACAAGTAATTACTTTACTTTAGATTTAACTCAAACATTTCCATCTTTAACAGTTAGTATTTATGACTTAGCAAATGACCCTGTTCAAGCAAGTAGAGATTTAGCATGGGCAGCATCATTTATTTTAACAGTATTAGTTCTAATGATAAACTTAATTGGAAGATATATTACAAGACACAAAGGATAAAATTAATGTCAATTATGAATATAGAAAATTTTAGCTTCAAATATGCAGGAGCTAGTGATGAATCTTTAAAAAATATAAATTTACCTATTAAAAAAAATAAAATTACTGCTTTAATTGGTCCTAGTGGTTGTGGAAAGTCTACACTACTTAGATCATTGAACAGAATTCATGATTTATACCCAAATAATGTTTATGATGGAAGATTGATGCTTTTAAATAAACAATCAAACAAAATGGAAAATATCTTAGATATAAAAAAAGAGAATGATTTTATCAAATTAAGACAAAGAGTAGGAATGATTTTTCAAAAGCCAACTCCTTTTCCTATGAGTATTTTTGACAATGTTGCTTATGGTCTTAAAATTGCAGGAGTTAAAAACAAAACTGAACTTGAAGATAAAGTTGAAGCAGCACTAAAAGGAAGTGCACTTTGGGATGAAGTTTCGAATAGACTTGATAAAAGTGCAATGGGACTTAGTGGTGGTCAACAACAAAGATTATGTATCGCAAGAGCAGTTGCTGTAAAACCTGATTTATTATTGTTTGATGAGCCAACATCTGCACTTGACCCAATATCAACTGCTGCAATTGAAGAGCTTATTACAAGACTAAGAAATGAAGTAAGTATTGCAATCGTTACTCATAATATGCAACAAGCAAGTAGAATCAGTGATTATACTGCATTTATGTATCTTGGAAACTTGGTTGAATATAATCATACAGAAGATATTTTTATCAATCCAAAAGAGAAGAAAACAGAAGATTATATTACAGGGAGATTTGGTTAATGTTAAAAAAATACACGCAAGATTTAGAAAATGTTCATGATAAGGCATTAAATATTGTTCAAAATATTTTGCAATCAAATATTTATATTTTAGAAGCTTTAGAGACAAATAATCTAAAACTATTAGAAGAAGCAAAAAATTGTTTAAAATCTATTTCTAGTGAAAGCACAGAAATAGATAATAGTATTGTTAAACTTTTAGCATTAGAAACACCAGAAGCAAGTGATTTAAGAAGAGTAGTATCTTTTTTTAAAATAACAAATGAGATACAAAGAACGGCATCTAATACAAAAGGTATTATCAAAAACTTTGAACTTTGTTATAACACATTAGATGAAAAATATATATCTAAATATACTATTCCTTTACAAAAAACTACAATTATCTGTCTTGAAGGAATATTAAAAATGGCAGAAAGTAGTAATGATACAGTAAAAGAGAATTTTAATTTAGTTTTCGAAGCTCAAAAAAGAACAGATGAACTATATAATCTTTTTCAAGATAACATAATGAAAGAGAATAAAGAGATAGAACAATTCAATCAATACACAAAAGTTCTAAATACTTTTAGAAAATATGACAAAATAGCAAATAGATCACTAGATATTGCATACTTAATAGTATATGCAAAACTTGGTGGTGTACTAGGAGAAGTGGAGATATAATCTCTACTTTTTTTCTACAAAATTAAAATATCATTTTCAATACTTACCTAAAGTAAAGTAATATTACTTTAAGTTATTAAGGTGTAGAATCTTTTTATCAAAGGAGAAGATATGAATGATATTTTAAAACAAAGAAATATAGGTAATACAAAACTAAAAAACTCACTAATTATGGCTCCATGTTGCATGTATAGTGCAAAAGAGGATGCTAAACTAACTCATTTTCACTTTTCTCATTATGAAGCAAGAGCAATTGGAGGTGTTGGCTTAATTATTGTAGAAGCAACTGCAATTGAACCAAAAGGTAGAATCTCAGATAAAGACTTGGGTCTTTATACTAAAGAGCAAGCACAACTTCACAAACAATTAGTTCAAAACTGTCAAAGTTATGGAACAAAAATGGGTATTCAACTAGCACATGCAGGAAGAAAAAGTCAAGCAAATGATACTACGCCAGTTGCTCCAAGTAGCATAAAGTTTAGTGATGAATATAAACAACCAAATGAATTAACGCTTGATGAGATAGAACAAATAAAAGAATCTTTTGTTAACTCTGCACTACTTGCTAAAGAAGCAGGTTATGATGTATTGGAACTTCACGGGGCGCACGGATATTTACTTTGTGAGTTCAATTCACCACTTACAAATAAAAGAGATGATATCTATGGTGGCTCACTTGAAAATAGATGCAGATTAACAATAGAAATAGCAAAAGAGATAAAAGAAGCAACAAATCTTCCTTTAAGTGTAAGAATAAGTGCAACTGAATGGAGTGATGGTGGATGGGATATAAAAGATAGTATTTACTTATCTAAAGAGCTTGAAAAAGTAGGTGCAGATGTAATTCATGTATCAGCAGGTGGAAATCAAGCAAATGCAAAACATATGCCAAAACTAGAACCTTTATATCAAGCAGACTATGCAAAACAAATAAAAGAAAATATAAATATTCCAGTAATTGCAGTTGGTTTAATAAATACTTATGAGCAATGCCAAGAAGTTTATGATAGAAATTGTGCAGATTTTGTAGCAATGGGAAGAGAACTTCTTAGAAATCCAAATACAATACAATATTTTTTACAAAAAGAAAATCAAAAAAACAGTTATCAACACCAATATGCAAGAGCATTTTACTAATAAAAAAAGAGATTTAATCTCTTTTTTTATATGGTCTATTAAACATCTGTTTTCTAATAAATCTTCCATATATAACTTCAAATAAAACTGATATTAAAATAAATATAAAAAATATAATCACCGCTTTTGTATCTGTTTTATATGTATGAATAAGCAAAGTTAAAAGTGCTACAAAACTTATAAAACAAGATAAAATTAGTATAAATCTATTTGCTTTTATTGTTTTATATAGTTTTAACGCTGCTACATTTACAATAAAAAATATCAATAAAAAGCTTGCACTTCCAATAATAGCAATTTGTGCTAAATCTATACTATTAGCTAAAATCAAACTAAAAAAAGCAGTTATACTTACACTTAAAGTTGGAATATTATTTCTTTGTCTATTAAAAACATTTGGTAACTCGCCATCAATAGCCAAGATATAACCTAATCTTCCATTTCCATATATTGTTGCATTGATTGCTGAAAATGTTGCTAATAGTGCAGTTATTGAAACTATTGTAAAACCAATTTCACCTAATGCAGGCTTAGCAGCAATTGCCAAAGCATAATCTTTTGCTTCAAGAAGTTTATCTTCACTTACTGTTCCTATTGAAGTAATAGCTATTAGTAAATATAAAATAATCACTAAAACAACTGAAATATAAAAAGCTTTTGGAAGATTTGAGTTGGGATTTTTTATATCTTCTGCTGAATTTGCAATAAGTTCAAAACCTTCATAAGCAACAAAAATAATCATACCAGCCACAAGTATAGAGATACTTCCTTCCCAATGTTTAGGAGATAATCTCTCAAAATCTAAGTATGAATAACTTACAACTATTATTAATATTAATAAAACTACTTTAGTAATTACTATAAATGTCTCTGATTTACTTACAAAAGATGCACTAACAAGATTTATAACCAAAGGCAATAAAATAGCTAGACATATAAAAAAATGATTAAAAAAC harbors:
- the pstS gene encoding phosphate ABC transporter substrate-binding protein PstS, with the translated sequence MKKVLLFTALALSTTFATAADIKGSGASFPYSVYQSWIKAYHSATQTQVDYVKKGSSSGIKDIKARAVDFAGSDAPLNPNQLEKAKLYQFPAVVGAVVISYNLPNAKDLKVSREALAQIALGNVKYWDNELIKKTNPGVNLPHEKLTFVHRADGSGTTFNFTYYLSKISKDWRKNFGAKKSLNWPGDHHIGGKTNTGVAALVKQTPYSIGYIDYADAKNNDLHMAVVENKEGKYIKPELKAFQAAAAKADLDPKKDFFSVIADPAGENAYPIVAATFILLPKEKAQTNKEVTAFYNYSFKNSAKLATELGFVPLPDSLTDKIRKYWSEKGVM
- a CDS encoding APC family permease gives rise to the protein MDIKNNNRTIGLFGAISIGVGGMVGGGIFAVLGEAVSLAHGATVIAFLFAGIVAILTSYSYAKLSVKFQSKGGTVSFIDEAFGHNYLSGSVNFMLWLSYLVTISLYAVAFSSYSQVLFLDNSTKFFNHFFICLAILLPLVINLVSASFVSKSETFIVITKVVLLILIIVVSYSYLDFERLSPKHWEGSISILVAGMIIFVAYEGFELIANSAEDIKNPNSNLPKAFYISVVLVIILYLLIAITSIGTVSEDKLLEAKDYALAIAAKPALGEIGFTIVSITALLATFSAINATIYGNGRLGYILAIDGELPNVFNRQRNNIPTLSVSITAFFSLILANSIDLAQIAIIGSASFLLIFFIVNVAALKLYKTIKANRFILILSCFISFVALLTLLIHTYKTDTKAVIIFFIFILISVLFEVIYGRFIRKQMFNRPYKKRD
- a CDS encoding NADH:flavin oxidoreductase/NADH oxidase, with amino-acid sequence MNDILKQRNIGNTKLKNSLIMAPCCMYSAKEDAKLTHFHFSHYEARAIGGVGLIIVEATAIEPKGRISDKDLGLYTKEQAQLHKQLVQNCQSYGTKMGIQLAHAGRKSQANDTTPVAPSSIKFSDEYKQPNELTLDEIEQIKESFVNSALLAKEAGYDVLELHGAHGYLLCEFNSPLTNKRDDIYGGSLENRCRLTIEIAKEIKEATNLPLSVRISATEWSDGGWDIKDSIYLSKELEKVGADVIHVSAGGNQANAKHMPKLEPLYQADYAKQIKENINIPVIAVGLINTYEQCQEVYDRNCADFVAMGRELLRNPNTIQYFLQKENQKNSYQHQYARAFY
- a CDS encoding phosphate signaling complex PhoU family protein, whose protein sequence is MLKKYTQDLENVHDKALNIVQNILQSNIYILEALETNNLKLLEEAKNCLKSISSESTEIDNSIVKLLALETPEASDLRRVVSFFKITNEIQRTASNTKGIIKNFELCYNTLDEKYISKYTIPLQKTTIICLEGILKMAESSNDTVKENFNLVFEAQKRTDELYNLFQDNIMKENKEIEQFNQYTKVLNTFRKYDKIANRSLDIAYLIVYAKLGGVLGEVEI
- the pstC gene encoding phosphate ABC transporter permease subunit PstC — translated: MEKIFKNMSLFSASIVLIILIGIFVTLFISSKQAMEEFGLSFVANPAWQTEVALNPKEAKNVVVDEYSLFPDEEPTKTIYGGLVPIVGTILSTLIALAFALPIAMGIAVFLAEIAPKNISHVVGIAIELLAAIPSIIFGMWGLFYFAPIIQKIVGGYQVSLLTAGLVLGIMILPFMAAITRDSMKTTPDILKESAYALGATKFEVIKDVIFPYSKVGIIGSIILALGRALGETMAVAFLIGSVFELPKAINSPTISIPVALANNFGEATGLGASSLFYLAFLLFLISFIVISIAKFYFLKKVKK
- the pstA gene encoding phosphate ABC transporter permease PstA → MRLLINKLVLLLAILSACAGLAFLAWILITLFLKGITSFHLGLFVDDLISNGLRNLIIGQFIMAGLASLIGIPIGVLAGVYLQEYGYNSKFTRFIRDLNDIMVSAPSIVIGAFVYAIIVIPTGGASGFAGSIALTIMMIPIVINTTDNMLSLVPTELREAGIAIGASKYRVIMDIIIKAAKVGIMTGLLLSFARIIGETAPLLFTSGTSNYFTLDLTQTFPSLTVSIYDLANDPVQASRDLAWAASFILTVLVLMINLIGRYITRHKG
- the pstB gene encoding phosphate ABC transporter ATP-binding protein PstB, with product MSIMNIENFSFKYAGASDESLKNINLPIKKNKITALIGPSGCGKSTLLRSLNRIHDLYPNNVYDGRLMLLNKQSNKMENILDIKKENDFIKLRQRVGMIFQKPTPFPMSIFDNVAYGLKIAGVKNKTELEDKVEAALKGSALWDEVSNRLDKSAMGLSGGQQQRLCIARAVAVKPDLLLFDEPTSALDPISTAAIEELITRLRNEVSIAIVTHNMQQASRISDYTAFMYLGNLVEYNHTEDIFINPKEKKTEDYITGRFG